A window of Mercenaria mercenaria strain notata chromosome 16, MADL_Memer_1, whole genome shotgun sequence contains these coding sequences:
- the LOC123540311 gene encoding uncharacterized protein LOC123540311, producing MGHNCILLVLTLLVPCFFIVVLIFNGLAMDSGNGLYESDTGTLSDKYYLEITPASWTFSIWGFIYTWQALWIIYAIVNLFRRTEKGPYYTYPVLLPIPLLVIYLVNLVLNCGWLIAFDREILELAFVLLLSITLTLYACLFFSYRNLNRGIDILIKQERKSDVWLTRFLVQNGLSMYATWCTIATLLNFAFLLAYRSAHDIGQRNASTISLGILSGVIALFLVTDWFFLDRYTRYTFTPYIVLVVAFTGSLAKNYDEGARNTIFTIALLAVSGVAALTKVCLLFWRHCRKTEDGVKITDTSGIKV from the exons ATGGGACACAACTGCATACTGCTTGTCTTAACTTTGCTGGTTCCGTGTTTCTTCATCGTGGTACTGATCTTCAACGGGTTAGCGATGGACTCGGGGAATG gttTGTATGAATCAGACACTGGAACATTATCCGACAAATACTATCTTGAGATAACCCCCGCGAGCTGGACGTTCAGCATCTGGGGCTTTATTTACACGTGGCAGGCACTTTGGATAATCTACGCTATAGTGAATCTATTTCGCAGGACAGAAAAAGGTCCATACTACACGTATCCTGTATTACTTCCAATACCACTTTTAGTGATTTATCTTGTGAACCTAGTATTAAACTGTGGTTGGTTAATTGCTTTTGACAGAGAAATTCTTGAGCTCGCGTTTGTTCTCCTTCTCTCGATCACGCTTACATTGTACGCCTGTCTTTTCTTCTCATACCGCAACCTCAACAGAGGAATTGACATTTTAATCAAGCAAGAGAGAAAGTCTGATGTTTGGCTGACAAGATTCTTAGTGCAAAATGGACTCAGTATGTACGCCACGTGGTGCACCATCGCAACTCTTTTGAATTTCGCTTTCCTTCTTGCGTACCGGTCTGCACACGATATTGGACAAAGGAACGCTTCCACAATCAGTCTTGGCATCTTGTCAGGAGTGATCGctctatttttagttacagacTGGTTTTTCTTAGACCGATACACGCGCTACACATTCACTCCTTACATCGTACTCGTTGTAGCTTTTACCGGAAGTTTAGCAAAGAACTACGACGAAGGAGCAAGAAATACCATATTTACAATCGCATTGCTGGCGGTGTCTGGGGTAGCTGCTCTGACGAAAGTTTGCTTATTGTTTTGGAGACACTGTAGGAAAACTGAAGACGGTGTCAAAATAACTGACACTAGTGGAATAAAAGTTTGA